A single Hyphomicrobiales bacterium DNA region contains:
- a CDS encoding phage Gp37/Gp68 family protein, whose translation MAGPSDIEWTDATWNPVAGCSVISPGCANCYAMRMAARLAAMGQDKYTNITRKSGGRAKWNGRVRLDKASIDLPRKWRIGRIIFVNSMSDLFHERVPFDFVRKIFRTMNETPQHTYQVLTKRAELLEKLSPKLTWTPNIWMGVSVENSDFTWRIDHLRRSDARVKFLSLEPLLGPLEDLELHGIDWAIAGGESGPGARPMAPEWVRSIRDQCVKAGVAFHFKQWGGVNKKKTGRVLDNRTWDEWPAQFSGAKVDSQPRIASVNASASAMP comes from the coding sequence ATGGCCGGACCAAGTGATATCGAATGGACCGACGCGACCTGGAATCCGGTCGCGGGCTGCAGCGTGATTTCGCCTGGCTGCGCCAACTGTTATGCGATGCGGATGGCGGCACGATTGGCCGCGATGGGGCAGGATAAGTACACGAACATTACGCGGAAGTCGGGCGGTCGAGCGAAATGGAATGGACGTGTCCGCTTGGATAAAGCGTCCATCGACCTTCCGCGAAAATGGAGGATAGGTCGGATCATATTCGTCAACAGCATGTCCGACCTTTTCCACGAGCGTGTGCCTTTCGACTTCGTTCGGAAGATTTTTCGAACGATGAATGAAACGCCGCAGCACACATATCAGGTGCTAACCAAGCGCGCCGAATTGCTTGAGAAGCTTTCCCCCAAGCTAACCTGGACTCCAAACATCTGGATGGGAGTCAGCGTGGAAAATTCGGATTTCACTTGGCGAATCGACCACTTGCGGCGCTCCGATGCGAGGGTGAAGTTTCTCAGCCTGGAACCGCTGTTGGGACCTTTGGAAGATTTGGAATTGCACGGCATTGACTGGGCCATCGCAGGGGGCGAGAGCGGTCCCGGCGCACGGCCAATGGCGCCGGAGTGGGTTCGCTCGATCCGGGATCAGTGTGTGAAGGCCGGAGTGGCGTTCCATTTCAAACAGTGGGGTGGCGTCAACAAGAAAAAGACGGGTCGCGTTCTTGATAACCGTACATGGGATGAATGGCCCGCCCAGTTTTCAGGTGCAAAGGTCGACAGTCAGCCGCGGATCGCCAGTGTTAATGCAAGCGCTTCGGCAATGCCGTAG